Sequence from the Rutidosis leptorrhynchoides isolate AG116_Rl617_1_P2 chromosome 3, CSIRO_AGI_Rlap_v1, whole genome shotgun sequence genome:
ATCCCGTACTAGAAGACGTACTAGAGCTTAATCCggtacaagtatttgaccaatctCATTTATATTCTTTCTTTCATGTTATACTTAAATGCAAGGTTTCAAAACTTGCTACTCGGGCAGTACTCGGTTGGGACTTCTTAAGGAGTACTTGggaactcggggagtactcggatgCTGACCAAGTTAGACTTTGACCTATGTTGACCCATTTTGACCTCTTTTTCTAGAAATTCCAAGTTTGATTTGGTTTGACCTTTTAGCCACTTCTACCTTTAATATGTCCCGTTTGACATGCCGAGATAAAACCCAACTCAAATCAACTCATTTCAAATTTAATGAGTCGAATTTACCACTCTTGTATCTCGTagtattaaactaaatatacagtTGATTGGCCAAATGTCTAAATAGAccagactttgactttgacttttatgTCCAGGCAATAGAAAAGGAATGGAAGGTGCACGGAAATGCTGACTTGTTCCGGAGTACATACGGAATTTCTTCAGGTGATTTTCATTTAAGCTAATTTTTGTAACCGTTTGACCCGTTAAAACTAAAACATAACCTGAACTTACACATTGATAATTATATGATCAACACAATTTGACACCTCTAATAATATTTTTCTAATGTGTATGTTTTCTTAAGGGTCAACAATCTTGACCTTGCTTCCCGGGAGCAGATTACAAGAAGTGACTCGTATGCTTCCAATTTACTCGAAAACCGTGAATCTCTTAAACAACTCTTTTAAAGACTTGACCACTGTAATTCACGTGGCACCTAATAAACATGTAGCAGACTATATTAATAGTGAAGTCAACGAGTGGTCAACACCTGTTGTACTCATTCCAGGTGGATCAGCACGCACCAAGTATGATGCATTTAGTGTAAGTGTTTGTTTTTGCAATTTCGTTACCATTTGATTACTGTCACACCATTAAAAATCTTATTGCTGCATCATGTTTTCAAAATTTAATACAATAAGCTTAATTAATTATCTCTTACATCGTCaagatctaaagaaaatatattatTTTCTGTCATAGTACAATCCATTTTATTGTGATAGTTTGTTCTTAATTATAGGCAGAATTGGTAAAATTAGACCTTCTTAAATGACTTAGGAGGTAttatgctttaaaaaaaaaaaaggctatGGGAGTTTctttactcatttgacccatttcccaCTAAGCTAATTTGATAAACATACATATGTAATTGGATCAAAATTGCAGCCTCTAGTTACATGAACGATTTAGCATTCAGTTTTGAACGATTCAAATTAAGAGGCAATTTCAGTAATAGAGTGTGAACATTTATGCAGGCAAGCACGGTAGGGTTATGTACATCAGGGACAGTAGCAATGGAGCTGCAACTTGCACGATTACCATGTGTTGTTGCTTATCGAGCCCATTTCATAACAGAATGGTTTATACGTTATAAAGCTAAAATACCTTACATATCTCTCCCCAATATTCTTCTAGATTCACCTGTGATTCCCGAAGCTTTATTTCGTGAATGCACACCAACCAGACTTGCACAATCTCTCATGTAAGATCTTCTTGGGTTTTCAGATGAAACGGGTTGGGTTATGGGTCAAAATAACTTTTCTTAGACTATACAACATGTGCTAATATTGGTACCAAAATAATCTACCTCTTACTAATAGAGCGATATAATATATGTTTCTTTTTATATATCCATTTGAATTTGATTTGATACAAATGAGTTATGGTTTATTTTAGGGATTTAATAAATAATGAAGTAGCTCGTGAAGAACAGATAGTTGCGGCTGACAAGGTTACACAACTATTATCTCCTCCATCGGCTTTTGTTATTAGTCGCAACTTGGATTGCAAAGATCTGAGGTTTGATAACACGTCGAGTTCAATAGCTGCTTTGACTATTTTATACCATCGAATCGGTAAGCTTTAACGTCTAAGGGAATGTTTCGTTAACACCTACAATTTTTTGTTTTTTATAAGTCAGTTGTTGTTTTAATGTAAAGGTTAGTattgagagggaggactttctctactcttagggtgtttcactctgggtagagaaatgacttttctttattctaggatagaagaAATatcgtctacatcttacctccctcaTACCCTACTTAagtgggattgagttttgttgtgtTGTTAGTATTGTTACCTGTTAGTTACAATAGCGTTATTTTAATGTAAAGGTTGGTATTGTTTTTTTTATAAGCtttatgaaatatgaaatatttGTAGTTGCCTTCTACAAAGCTTTGTTAGTTCCATTTTTGGTTTCCTAATAGCATTGGTTTGTGATAAATCTACTTTAACTTTATCAATTAATTTATTTTTGGCAAACCGCATTTTCGAGCCGCGTTTTTGACGCGCCGTTTTTGAGCCGCGTGTTTTCGACGCGTGTTTTCGACGCATGTTCGGAAGAGATACATCAAAAAATACAAACAAGAACAATTTTACTAGCTCGACCCAACCCATCCGGGTCTTAACCCAACCCGACCTGGGGTCTCAACTCAACCCGTTCGACCCATTTTAATTCTGACACACCTATGACCCGTTTCGACTTGAACCCATTTGATctttgacccaacccgacccataTCGACCCGTTTGTCAGGTATAGTACTATTGTTTGTTTTGATAATACCTAGCCCACCTCGATCCTTCAACTTACGAACAATTTTGCAAGTAAGCCACGTCTTTTGATTCAGAATTCAGAGACTATGGAGCGTTTTGCAACGCGATTGCCCAATTATGCTTATTTGGCGCGTTCACTTTTAGTACTAACTAGAAAAGtggcccgcgcgatgccgcggtgCTTTTCGGGTTACATAATCATATTCAtagttaacgtagcgttatgtatttacggaAATAAAAACGCTTTGCTACGGGTGTTTTTGGATACACATCGTTAGTACCTAGTATATCTAATGGCATATGCATTTTTAACGTCGGGAAGATTGTGTAAAAAATAGAAACATcaccatcgatatgatgtaggcAGTTTGGGTTTATTATAAGTGTATGGATATGTATTGAAGATAGCCCaaggtgtttagcgttttttgagaagtgttCGTTTCGCttgtagttagtcccgttgggttcgttagattttttcgagttgaacggtggtctcggaaaaatttaactcacaccgagcgagaagatagggcccgttataaatttgggtggaattagtttcttttattttaataaaattatatatttacactttctaaccctggaaaagtgtaaacttgagggaccgttgtgtaaattgagccgaagttgagggccgattgcagtgtgaacgcaaactaaAAACCACAATCTAAAACAATTGAAACGATAAAATTAAGGTGTGTTTTAGTATGtaggtataaatataaatataatataatataatataataataatataactagttAAAAGACCCGTGATTTCACGAATTAGTTAAAGCAAACATGTAAATTACGAAATTTTTTAGCGACTTAAATAATATGTCTTAGTTGAAACATATAATTGAACCAACATGTAGATATTATATAAATGCACTGTATCTATAATATAATAAGTACGGAGTACGTAACTGTAAAATAAACGCGTCTGAAATTCATCAAACCCTGCCATTTAGTGCAAAAATAGCATCAACTGATATCCATTGATATCCATTCTTGCACACAAACTTTTCTTTTGAAATATACATACATGAGCAAAAAAAACTGTAAATGGTTATTTGAATATCCGAGCTTAAAAAAATACCCATATATTTTAATTGTTTAAATTTTTTTAGTGAGAACATTAAAAGAAGTTCATAAAAATTTCTGAATGATGGGTCAAGCTATACAGGAGTCAAACATGATTCCACATAAGTAGTATAGGAGTCAAACATGTTTCCACATAAGTCATAGAGCAGTCAAACATGGTTCCACAAAAGTCATATAGGAGTCAAAACATCTACACCTGCATATTTTAAAGACAAAAGATTGTGTTTAGTGAAGATGGTCATAACAGATGTCAATATACACTcaaatattgaaaaaaaaaaaaaaaaaattctcataACTATTCCAAAATAAAGGTTTTCAAACACAAATCCTATAGATAGTATTTCATATATTGCaatatgattaaaaaaaaaaaatattcaaagTTGTTAATATTCACCCATTTCTAGTATCCCCAAACTCATGTTATACATCAAAAGAACAGAATATTTGTACATCACCACTTTTAATATTTGTACATCACCACTTTTAAATTGTAAAAAGAACATATGAAGAATGTAATTAGAGAAAAGCTTACCAAATGAAACTGATGAGGTCCTAGCCACTCCAATGACTTTAACTTTCATAGTTGGTACTATATAATTACAACAACTCACTACTTGATAGCTGATTGTATATTAACATACCATCATCTTCTCGAGTAAGTTTTACACCACACAACCTACGCTCCTCAAATCTTATTAACATCTACAGTTATCAACAAATAATTCAAAACGAAGTGAGTTTACATAAGTTGGTATAGAGTATTATTCAACAAAATAGCACATAACAACTTAAAACATGTATGTAACCTTAAAAGAAAGAACATTAGCTCTTTATCAAATAATAATTCAATACCATTGTATATATGATGTCCATTAGCTTTGGGACCAACAAATTTTTGTTCAAAACGTTCAACTAAtagctaaaatttaataaatataaaaaataatacatGTAACCTCTAGTTAGGGATTCGATTTTCTCAACATTTTTGAAATATAGGAGCTCAATATGGGAAGTTAAGCTTCACATGGCTGCAATGTCCACCTCTAACTATGCCATATCATGACCCATGTGAACACTTGTTAAAATGTTTACCAACCTGTTCAGTGACTTAAAATTTGGGAAAATGGAAAGTAGTTTCATCATTGATAACTTTTGAAAACTTTTAATCAAGAGCACCTTAATATCACAATTCAACACACATTAGTGAATATGCAATTATTTCAAAACAAAAAGCTTCAATACAACTCATTAATTTAAAAATAGCATTTCCATGTAATACATATATAACTATAGCAACGATTATATAAGAAAAAGAACTTAATTTCCTAGGTACATCCCTACTCATCACATTTAATCTATTTCAACAACAGCTAATATAAATTTGATTAACACATTGTAACAGTTACAAAACAAAGTTAAACCAAAATCAGCTTATATACCAATAACAATAGTGAAATACCTTTTCCACTTAAGTTGTTGTATTCTTTTGCTTTATTATCACAAACCACCTGTTTCATATGGACGCCTTGCACCTTCTTATAATTATTTTCGCCTTTGTCATTTCGTCAAACACCTGGTGTGCACTCACGAAGTTGCATATTATTAAACCAAACACTATACTAACAAAATCATTTTTCATTCAAGCATTTCATCAAATAGTTTATATGCATGAAAGACCATACTCATATCAAAGTATTAAAACGCGAGTAACAACAAAGTTAAAAGTAGCGCTACATAACTTTTATTGTTTATGTAAATAA
This genomic interval carries:
- the LOC139897907 gene encoding probable lipid-A-disaccharide synthase, mitochondrial isoform X1; translated protein: MLLKSIQSSNKRTYLSSVRRFFSTCRQCAVDGASKDGEMRIFLVAGEVSGDVIGSRLIAALKKLSPYPIRVAGVGGSLMSKHGLKSLFPIEDIAIMGIWELLPHLHKLQVRLKETIEAAISFRPHVVVTIDSKGFSFRLLQKLKARYGDQEATTPLHFHYVAPSFWAWNGGEGRLNGLSKFVDHILCILPFEEEICKSHGLDATFVGHPVLEDVLELNPVQAIEKEWKVHGNADLFRSTYGISSGSTILTLLPGSRLQEVTRMLPIYSKTVNLLNNSFKDLTTVIHVAPNKHVADYINSEVNEWSTPVVLIPGGSARTKYDAFSASTVGLCTSGTVAMELQLARLPCVVAYRAHFITEWFIRYKAKIPYISLPNILLDSPVIPEALFRECTPTRLAQSLMDLINNEVAREEQIVAADKVTQLLSPPSAFVISRNLDCKDLRFDNTSSSIAALTILYHRIGKL
- the LOC139897907 gene encoding probable lipid-A-disaccharide synthase, mitochondrial isoform X2 — its product is MLLKSIQSSNKRTYLSSVRRFFSTCRQCAVDGASKDGEMRIFLVAGEVSGDVIGSRLIAALKKLSPYPIRVAGVGGSLMSKHGLKSLFPIEDIAIMGIWELLPHLHKLQVRLKETIEAAISFRPHVVVTIDSKGFSFRLLQKLKARYGDQEATTPLHFHYVAPSFWAWNGGEGRLNGLSKFVDHILCILPFEEEICKSHGLDATFVGHPVLEDVLELNPAIEKEWKVHGNADLFRSTYGISSGSTILTLLPGSRLQEVTRMLPIYSKTVNLLNNSFKDLTTVIHVAPNKHVADYINSEVNEWSTPVVLIPGGSARTKYDAFSASTVGLCTSGTVAMELQLARLPCVVAYRAHFITEWFIRYKAKIPYISLPNILLDSPVIPEALFRECTPTRLAQSLMDLINNEVAREEQIVAADKVTQLLSPPSAFVISRNLDCKDLRFDNTSSSIAALTILYHRIGKL